A genomic segment from Octopus sinensis unplaced genomic scaffold, ASM634580v1 Contig15974, whole genome shotgun sequence encodes:
- the LOC115230632 gene encoding uncharacterized protein LOC115230632 isoform X2, which produces MAFSLPNTQRSEASFDEVNWIYTDKDLTPLKQDLIQISNDSHLGCVNIKSHGQTFRVHRAVLVATSLVFRSMLSLGFQEMQSNEIDVTHWFGDIESAKGFFNYLYTGTIELNESNIIFMLQVSRMIFLEHLECHCEQYLLQKLTFDNVLSTTETALNYELKDLSKICFKYLKNIEKLLPYSHELLSLTRKQFKNFLSSDATKILKHAVVARMISHWNQTHYSEVIRTFPEGNTSVQMWKRENLPVKRKKTFKKKPTSLICCPIKTGSVRIQWTILIQESSGKTALFSPQNNSWGIFKLPAMKRSKLIGLFEDHILAYVDKNRVVCINITNNEHKISFINDKRNIRNRTSKVLPSRFFCFVNYLYSISPIQSYGFIIGWGIYRYSFRYNHWIVIFDIFIGDSKEFSVNIFDRTDYYEEQKITSMSYNVDPHNVTYSFVHNTQQSEYSTFTVISAHNSVENLIELPEVTFVHVKGKLIGFNPPLADVQLNHLDDGLKFKIAMAKRLAGKRDVNNMLAPGTVDLGFPVQKTKEITSTKYSDLDSTTAPFHCDLSSGDKIFVFNSKVYIALNSHPFHFNVFYCDFHTKGINSLPPLPTIFDEDFIILPAYLTKPISSIMQRAESYSALEACNPKWAISRWKGTFRQVND; this is translated from the exons ATGGCCTTTTCATTACCGAACACAC AAAGATCTGAAGCTAGTTTCGATGAAGTCAACTGGATTTATACAGACAAAGATTTAACGCCGCTAAAACAAGATCTAATCCAAATTTCGAATGATTCTCACTTGGGTTGTGTCAATATAAAGTCTCATGGCCAAACCTTCAGAGTACACAG agCTGTATTGGTGGCAACCAGTCTTGTCTTTAGATCAATGCTGAGTTTGGGTTTTCAGGAAATGCAATCCAACGAAATTGATGTCACTCATTGGTTTGGAGATATTGAATCTGCTAAGGGATTTTTTAACTACTTGTACACCGGGACCATTGAGTTAAACGAgtctaatataatatttatgcttCAAGTTTCTCGTATGATATTTCTAGAACACTTAGAATGCCATTGTGAGCAATATCTCTTACAAAAACTAACTTTTGACAATGTTTTAAGTACAACGGAAACCGCTTTAAATTACGAACTGAAAGATTTGAGTAAAATTtgctttaaatatttgaaaaacattgaaaagtTGCTTCCATATAGTCACGAACTTCTTTCATTGACTCGAAAACAATTCAAGAACTTTCTGAGTTCCGATGCAACGAAGATATTAAAACACGCTGTAGTTGCTCGCATGATCTCGCATTGGAATCAAACCCATTACAGCGAAGTAATACGTACGTTTCCAGAAGGCAACACTTCAGTTCAgatgtggaaaagagaaaatcttcctgtgaagagaaagaaaactttCAAGAAAAAACCTACTTCACTGATCTGCTGCCCGATTAAAACTGGGTCAGTCAGGATACAATGGACAATTTTGATACAGGAATCTTCGGGCAAAACAGCTCTATTTTCTCCTCAAAATAACAGCTGGGGAATATTTAAACTTCCGGCCATGAAAAGAAGTAAATTGATTGGTTTATTTGAAGATCATATACTTGCTTATGTTGACAAAAACCGTGTCGTCTGTATAAACATAACGAATAATGAACACAAAAtcagttttattaatgataaaCGAAATATCAGAAACAGAACAAGCAAAGTCCTTCCTTCTCGTTTCTTCTGTTTCGTCAATTATCTCTATAGCATCAGCCCAATCCAATCGTACGGATTCATTATTGGTTGGGGTATTTATCGATACAGTTTCCGATATAATCACTGGAtagtaatatttgatattttcatcGGTGATTCCAAAGAGTTTTCTGTTAATATCTTTGATCGAACAGACTATTATGAAGAGCAGAAAATCACATCAATGTCTTACAATGTGGATCCTCACAACGTTACTTACAGTTTTGTACATAATACTCAGCAGTCGGAGTACAGTACGTTTACAGTGATATCGGCACATAATTCTGTGGAAAACCTGATAGAGTTACCGGAGGTTACATTTGTACATGTAAAGGGAAAGTTGATCGGATTCAACCCGCCTCTCGCTGATGTACAACTAAACCATTTGGATGATGGCTTGAAGTTTAAGATAGCTATGGCTAAACGATTAGCAGGAAAAAGAGACGTAAACAACATGTTGGCGCCAGGAACCGTAGACCTAGGGTTTCCAgttcaaaaaacaaaagaaatcaccTCAACTAAATATTCGGATTTAGATTCGACAACAGCACCATTTCATTGCGATTTAAGTAGTGGTGATAAAATATTCGTATTTAACTCCAAAGTCTATATTGCCCTGAACTCTCATCCGTTTCATTTTAATGTGTTTTATTGCGATTTTCATACGAAGGGGATTAATTCTTTGCCGCCTTTACCAACGATATTTGACGAAGATTTCATCATATTACCAGCGTATTTAACCAAACCAATTTCTTCTATCATGCAAAGGGCAGAAAGTTACTCGGCACTCGAAGCTTGTAATCCAAAATGGGCAATCTCCCGTTGGAAAGGTACTTTCAGACAGGTGAATGATTGA
- the LOC115230632 gene encoding uncharacterized protein LOC115230632 isoform X1: MVSHAPFLVSFCSFNSRNGLFITEHTSEASFDEVNWIYTDKDLTPLKQDLIQISNDSHLGCVNIKSHGQTFRVHRAVLVATSLVFRSMLSLGFQEMQSNEIDVTHWFGDIESAKGFFNYLYTGTIELNESNIIFMLQVSRMIFLEHLECHCEQYLLQKLTFDNVLSTTETALNYELKDLSKICFKYLKNIEKLLPYSHELLSLTRKQFKNFLSSDATKILKHAVVARMISHWNQTHYSEVIRTFPEGNTSVQMWKRENLPVKRKKTFKKKPTSLICCPIKTGSVRIQWTILIQESSGKTALFSPQNNSWGIFKLPAMKRSKLIGLFEDHILAYVDKNRVVCINITNNEHKISFINDKRNIRNRTSKVLPSRFFCFVNYLYSISPIQSYGFIIGWGIYRYSFRYNHWIVIFDIFIGDSKEFSVNIFDRTDYYEEQKITSMSYNVDPHNVTYSFVHNTQQSEYSTFTVISAHNSVENLIELPEVTFVHVKGKLIGFNPPLADVQLNHLDDGLKFKIAMAKRLAGKRDVNNMLAPGTVDLGFPVQKTKEITSTKYSDLDSTTAPFHCDLSSGDKIFVFNSKVYIALNSHPFHFNVFYCDFHTKGINSLPPLPTIFDEDFIILPAYLTKPISSIMQRAESYSALEACNPKWAISRWKGTFRQVND, encoded by the exons ATGGTTTCACACGCCCCATTTCTTGTCAGTTTCTGCTCTTTCAATTCGAGGAATGGCCTTTTCATTACCGAACACAC ATCTGAAGCTAGTTTCGATGAAGTCAACTGGATTTATACAGACAAAGATTTAACGCCGCTAAAACAAGATCTAATCCAAATTTCGAATGATTCTCACTTGGGTTGTGTCAATATAAAGTCTCATGGCCAAACCTTCAGAGTACACAG agCTGTATTGGTGGCAACCAGTCTTGTCTTTAGATCAATGCTGAGTTTGGGTTTTCAGGAAATGCAATCCAACGAAATTGATGTCACTCATTGGTTTGGAGATATTGAATCTGCTAAGGGATTTTTTAACTACTTGTACACCGGGACCATTGAGTTAAACGAgtctaatataatatttatgcttCAAGTTTCTCGTATGATATTTCTAGAACACTTAGAATGCCATTGTGAGCAATATCTCTTACAAAAACTAACTTTTGACAATGTTTTAAGTACAACGGAAACCGCTTTAAATTACGAACTGAAAGATTTGAGTAAAATTtgctttaaatatttgaaaaacattgaaaagtTGCTTCCATATAGTCACGAACTTCTTTCATTGACTCGAAAACAATTCAAGAACTTTCTGAGTTCCGATGCAACGAAGATATTAAAACACGCTGTAGTTGCTCGCATGATCTCGCATTGGAATCAAACCCATTACAGCGAAGTAATACGTACGTTTCCAGAAGGCAACACTTCAGTTCAgatgtggaaaagagaaaatcttcctgtgaagagaaagaaaactttCAAGAAAAAACCTACTTCACTGATCTGCTGCCCGATTAAAACTGGGTCAGTCAGGATACAATGGACAATTTTGATACAGGAATCTTCGGGCAAAACAGCTCTATTTTCTCCTCAAAATAACAGCTGGGGAATATTTAAACTTCCGGCCATGAAAAGAAGTAAATTGATTGGTTTATTTGAAGATCATATACTTGCTTATGTTGACAAAAACCGTGTCGTCTGTATAAACATAACGAATAATGAACACAAAAtcagttttattaatgataaaCGAAATATCAGAAACAGAACAAGCAAAGTCCTTCCTTCTCGTTTCTTCTGTTTCGTCAATTATCTCTATAGCATCAGCCCAATCCAATCGTACGGATTCATTATTGGTTGGGGTATTTATCGATACAGTTTCCGATATAATCACTGGAtagtaatatttgatattttcatcGGTGATTCCAAAGAGTTTTCTGTTAATATCTTTGATCGAACAGACTATTATGAAGAGCAGAAAATCACATCAATGTCTTACAATGTGGATCCTCACAACGTTACTTACAGTTTTGTACATAATACTCAGCAGTCGGAGTACAGTACGTTTACAGTGATATCGGCACATAATTCTGTGGAAAACCTGATAGAGTTACCGGAGGTTACATTTGTACATGTAAAGGGAAAGTTGATCGGATTCAACCCGCCTCTCGCTGATGTACAACTAAACCATTTGGATGATGGCTTGAAGTTTAAGATAGCTATGGCTAAACGATTAGCAGGAAAAAGAGACGTAAACAACATGTTGGCGCCAGGAACCGTAGACCTAGGGTTTCCAgttcaaaaaacaaaagaaatcaccTCAACTAAATATTCGGATTTAGATTCGACAACAGCACCATTTCATTGCGATTTAAGTAGTGGTGATAAAATATTCGTATTTAACTCCAAAGTCTATATTGCCCTGAACTCTCATCCGTTTCATTTTAATGTGTTTTATTGCGATTTTCATACGAAGGGGATTAATTCTTTGCCGCCTTTACCAACGATATTTGACGAAGATTTCATCATATTACCAGCGTATTTAACCAAACCAATTTCTTCTATCATGCAAAGGGCAGAAAGTTACTCGGCACTCGAAGCTTGTAATCCAAAATGGGCAATCTCCCGTTGGAAAGGTACTTTCAGACAGGTGAATGATTGA